The DNA region TATTTACTTAAATGTCGAATTTGCCATAGCGGCTACGATATGCTTCTGCATGACCGTAAAGACAAGCACGATCGGAATGATCGCCATAACGCTCGATGCCATAATGATATGGAAGAACATCGCTTCATTGCCTGCAATGGAATCGCGAAGCATCGCGATGCCGACCGTAAGCACCCGCATATCGTTGTCATTGGTCATGATCAGCGGCCAGAAATACGAGTTCCAGGTCGAGATGAAGATCAGAACGCCCATCGTTACGACGGTCGGCAGCGCCATCGGGAGCAGCAACTTGTACAAGATGGAGAACCGGCCCGCACCGTCGACCCGTGCCGCCTCCAGAACATCATTGTTGATCGATTTGAACGATTGCCGCAGCAGGAAGATCGCATAAGCCGAAGCGCCATGAGGCACGATGAGGGCCAAGAATGTGTCAAGCCAGCCAAGCTTCGACATCATAACGTATACGGGCACGAAGGTAACCTGCTCGGGAACGATCAGGGCGGCCAGCACGAGCAGGAATAGCGCATCCCGTCCCCGGAATTGCCCTTTCGCGAAAGCATAAGCCGCCATTAACGCTACGTTCAGCTGCAGAATGATCGTCCCTACGGCCATAATCAGCGTATTGCCGAAATACCGCGCGTACGGAATGACGCGGAAGGCTTCGGCGAAGTTCTCCCAGGCGAAGCTCTGCGGCCAGAACGTCGGTACGGCCATTCGCATTTCAGCCTGCGTCTTGAGCGAGCTGATCAAGAGCCAATATACCGGAAAGAACATGACCAGAGTGACCAGGACCGCTGCTATAATGCGAAGCGTCATGAGCAGTTTGCGGTTTGCGGCCGAACCGGCCATATAATTATCCCTCATAGTGCACCTTCTTCCTGCTGACCCACATCTGAAACATCGTTAACAGCAATATAATGACGAACAGAATCATGACCAGTGCGGAAGCCCTGCCCGTCTTGAACTCGACGAAGGCCATCGTGTAAATCCAGTATACGATTGCGTTGGTGGCCTTAAGCGGTCCGCCATCAGTCATGACATCGATGGATTGGAAGACCTGCATCGACGAAATGAAGCTGGTAATAACAAGAAACAGCGTCATGGGCGACAAGAGCGGGAGCGTGATGTTGCGGAACTGCCGAAGCCGGCTGGCTCCATCAATGGAGGCCGCTTCATAATATTCCGCCGGAATTCCGCGCATGCCCGCGATGAACAGGATCATGGCAAACCCCACGCCCTTCCAGACCGAGACGGCGACAAGCGCCGGCAGCGCGGTGGAAGGATTGATGAGCCATTCCACCGGATCCATTCCGAACCAGGATACCACCTGGTTCAAAAGCCCGTACTGCCCGTTATAAATCCAAGTGAACACCATGGCCGCGATGACCATGGAAATGTAATACGGCATGAAGATCACGCCCCGCATGAATCCGAACAGGCGGGAGGATGACACGTTGAGCAGCAGCGCCAGCAGCAAGCCGATCGCCAGCGTAAAGACGACATCCATGAGCGTGTATAGAAATGTCACCTTCATCGATTGATAGAACTCTTCGTTAGTCAGCAGCCGGGTATAGTTGTTCGCTCCGACGAATCTCATCACCGGGCGCGTCATGTTCCAGTTCGTGAAGCTGATATAAATGGAGTACAGGAGCGGGAAGTACAGGAAAGCCCCCATGAATACCAGTGCCGGCACCGAAAAGGCAAAGTCCTTCCATTTCTCGATGACCGAATTCGACACCCGTCTGGATACGGAAGCGGACGCCCGGTTGGGCGCCGCCTTGTTTAATTTTGGATTAGTTCCCATAGACATCACTCGTAATCCATCAGAATATCGTTAATCTTCTTGGCCGCTTCCTGCATTAACGGCACCGGATCCTTCTTGTTAAGCACCATCTCGCCGATGACTTCCTTGTACACCTCGCTGAATTCCGGATAAGCCGGATGCTGCAGGCGCGGAGTCACTTCGTCAAAATGCTCGTAAACCGCTCTGTACTGAGGCCATCTCTCGAAATATTGGTCGCCTTCTTCCGATTCGATTGCCGATTTCCGGGTCGGCAGGTAGCCTACCGATTCCGCCCACTTGATGTTATGCTCGGCCGAGGTCATGAACTCGATAAACTTCCATGCGGCTTCCTTCTCCAGATCCTTGGCGCCGTTCATCATCACGATGCCTGCGCCGCCAATATTGGAGGTACGCTTCTTGTCGCCAGGAAGGAAGGATACGCCCACTTCAAAGTCCGCGTTCTCGCGGTACATTTTCAGCATGGCCGATGTATGCTGTACCATTGCGATCTCGCCGTTCAGGAACATTTGACGCATATTGTCGGAAGCGCCCTTGCCGAAGCCCATATGCATGCTGCCTTCGTTTTGCCACTTGTAGAAGTTCTGGAGGTAGCGCAAGGAATCCTCGTTCTCCACTGCCGATGCGCTCATATCCTCCGTCAGGATTTGCCCGCCGCCGTTAATGTTCCACGGATCGTAGTACCAGGTATCCCAGCCTGGAACGGAGAAGGCATACCGTGTCGTTTTGTCGCCTTCCTTCTTCACGACTTTGGCGTTGAAGGCTTCAATCTCGTCCCACTTTTGCGGCGGCTCTACGCCGAGCTCGTCCAGCATCGTCTTGTTGTACACGAAGACGCTGGTGCTGACGATCAGCGGGAAGCCGTATTGCTTGCCGTTAAATGCATACGCGTTCAGCATGCCTTGCGCGAAGTCGTCCATCTTCACTTCGTCCCGTTTGATCCATGGTCCCAGGTCGGCGAATACGCCGCTGTCCGCGAAGTTCGGCAGGGAAGATACTTCCACGTTCGTCACAGCCGGAACGTCGCCGGCGGCCACGGCAGCCGACAGCTTCTTATGCAGATCCGGATACCCGCCTTGGAATACCGGTTCGACCGTAATGTGCGGATACTTCTTCTGGAACTCGGCAATCATGTAGTTCAAGCCTTCCAGCTGGGCTTCGGCATGCGAGTGCCAATACTGGATTTTGATCGGCGTCGTATCGTTCTTCAGATCCATCGAAGCGGCTTCCACGTCATCGAGGTTAACCTCGCCCCCTGCGTTCCCGCTTCCTCCGCTGCCTCCTGCGCACGCGGTCGTCATGATCATCAAAATGGTCAACAGCGTAAGCAACCATGTTTTCTTTTTCATCAATGTTCTGGCCCCTTTCGAATGTTCCTATCACTGCATATCTGCTGTCTGTGATTCAAAAGCCTAGATATCCCCTAAAAAATGCGCACAAAAATAGAGACGTTAACGAGCAACCAAAAGAGCCACCACCTCCTACAAAAGCTAAAGCAGCTGCCTCCCAGGGTTATCTCATCGTCTCCACCCCTAGCGATATGCAATTAAGCAATTCATTCACTGCGGACCGAACCGCCCTATGAAACACGCACCACTCGTGTTAGCGACGGTTGATCAAGGGAGTATGAACCAAAAAATGTGTGAACAACCTCCTGCTCAAGTACCAGCCATCCTATGAATGCGCTTTCGGTTACCGCTGCACAAAACGATAGAATTGGGGTCATGCCAGATTGAGTCTCTTCCAATCCTTCAGTTATTCGCCGCTTCCCCCAGGATAGCGCTTTCAGAATAGCCAAAACTGCTCACAAGCTGTGTCTATCATGTTTAGTATCTATCATAGAGGAATTAATTAGCAGGAGTCTATAGCGAAATATGTATTTTTTTGTCGAATTTAAAAGAAAATTAGCCGGATGTAACAAATATCATTGCGAACATATCAAAGGAAACCATCGCTTCCCTACAACTGGATAACACGCTATGAAAATGTGAAAAAAATTATAATATTTCCGAAAAACCATGAAAGGACGAAAAAAAGGATCCGATATAAATGGTGTGTTACACGCAATTCCAAAAATAGCCGCAGTTTGCCCGTACCCGGAAATGCCGCGGCCATTGCGACAAAGGGGGCGTACCTTACTTCAGCAAACATAACGACACCGACAATTTGGACAGCAAGAGCGGCGGCTTTAAGCTATCCGCTAAGGGAGAAATGTTAACGTCCTCCTAGCTGCTTGAATCGGACGAAGAAACTAAACATCCGATCGGACAATGACATTTTTTGATACGGAGGAGAAATGGGCATGGAGCGATTAGCATCACTGTTTGAAGAGCTTGAACGCCTCACCGGCGTGGCCGATATCGCCTATCATGAAATCCGGGACGGCCGTTTGAATCCGGTATCCAAAACGAAGACAGACCAGCTCGGCGTGGAGAAGTGGAAAAGCGTTCATGCAGAGCATCCCGTCTACATCCGGCATGACCGCCTTTTGCGCGAAATGATGGAGCATCCGCAAACGGCTGTCGTGCAAGACGTGAAGAACGATCCGCGGTCAGCCGACGAGTTTTTCCTGTTCGGGATCGACAGCATTATGGTTCTGCCTGTCATGCAGCATGAGGCGGTGAAGGGGATCGTCGTCGTGGCCTCGATTGGAGCACGGCATGATTTCACGGAAGAAGAGGTTCAACGTGCAGAATCACTGGTGTTTGAATACAGGGATGCCTTTCAACTACAGCATAAGGAGGATCCTTCTACATGAATATAGCCGAAGCCATGCTGAAGTATTTGCGAGATGTCGGAGTGGACTGCATGTTCGGGATTCCGGCCGGGATCATCGGGCCGATCTACGACGCGTTGATTGATGTCGATATCAAACCGATCATTACGAAAAATGAAGCCGGCGCCGCTTATATGGCCGCGCGATATGCCAGCAATTCCGGCAAGCTCGCCGTTTGTGCCGGTGCCGGTGCGGTCGGCGTCGGCAATATGATGAACGGGATTGCCGATGCCATGCGCGCCAAAGCCCCTCTGCTGGTCATCACCGGATATGTGAACCGGTGGCAGATCGGCAAGGGCGCCATCCAGGAGATGGATGCGCAGGATATCGTCCGCCCCATCACCAAATACAGCAGCACCGTGATGAACGAAGCCGATGTGCTGGCCGAGCTGGATAAGGCGGTAAGGATCGCG from Paenibacillus ihbetae includes:
- a CDS encoding GAF domain-containing protein, whose protein sequence is MERLASLFEELERLTGVADIAYHEIRDGRLNPVSKTKTDQLGVEKWKSVHAEHPVYIRHDRLLREMMEHPQTAVVQDVKNDPRSADEFFLFGIDSIMVLPVMQHEAVKGIVVVASIGARHDFTEEEVQRAESLVFEYRDAFQLQHKEDPST
- a CDS encoding carbohydrate ABC transporter permease; this translates as MRDNYMAGSAANRKLLMTLRIIAAVLVTLVMFFPVYWLLISSLKTQAEMRMAVPTFWPQSFAWENFAEAFRVIPYARYFGNTLIMAVGTIILQLNVALMAAYAFAKGQFRGRDALFLLVLAALIVPEQVTFVPVYVMMSKLGWLDTFLALIVPHGASAYAIFLLRQSFKSINNDVLEAARVDGAGRFSILYKLLLPMALPTVVTMGVLIFISTWNSYFWPLIMTNDNDMRVLTVGIAMLRDSIAGNEAMFFHIIMASSVMAIIPIVLVFTVMQKHIVAAMANSTFK
- a CDS encoding carbohydrate ABC transporter permease, which encodes MGTNPKLNKAAPNRASASVSRRVSNSVIEKWKDFAFSVPALVFMGAFLYFPLLYSIYISFTNWNMTRPVMRFVGANNYTRLLTNEEFYQSMKVTFLYTLMDVVFTLAIGLLLALLLNVSSSRLFGFMRGVIFMPYYISMVIAAMVFTWIYNGQYGLLNQVVSWFGMDPVEWLINPSTALPALVAVSVWKGVGFAMILFIAGMRGIPAEYYEAASIDGASRLRQFRNITLPLLSPMTLFLVITSFISSMQVFQSIDVMTDGGPLKATNAIVYWIYTMAFVEFKTGRASALVMILFVIILLLTMFQMWVSRKKVHYEG
- a CDS encoding ABC transporter substrate-binding protein, translating into MKKKTWLLTLLTILMIMTTACAGGSGGSGNAGGEVNLDDVEAASMDLKNDTTPIKIQYWHSHAEAQLEGLNYMIAEFQKKYPHITVEPVFQGGYPDLHKKLSAAVAAGDVPAVTNVEVSSLPNFADSGVFADLGPWIKRDEVKMDDFAQGMLNAYAFNGKQYGFPLIVSTSVFVYNKTMLDELGVEPPQKWDEIEAFNAKVVKKEGDKTTRYAFSVPGWDTWYYDPWNINGGGQILTEDMSASAVENEDSLRYLQNFYKWQNEGSMHMGFGKGASDNMRQMFLNGEIAMVQHTSAMLKMYRENADFEVGVSFLPGDKKRTSNIGGAGIVMMNGAKDLEKEAAWKFIEFMTSAEHNIKWAESVGYLPTRKSAIESEEGDQYFERWPQYRAVYEHFDEVTPRLQHPAYPEFSEVYKEVIGEMVLNKKDPVPLMQEAAKKINDILMDYE